The genomic segment GCCCCGTCACTGAAGAGTGTATGGGTATGCAGGTCAATCATCGATCATTTACTCCCTTCCTTTTTGAAAAATGAACATGGTGAGCCGGGCTCCGAGATAGCCCCCGGCCCCATCTGCCAGAACATCAAACCAGGAGCTGTCACGTCCCTGGACGAAAGATTGATGAAGCTCATCACTGAGACCATAAACCAGGGCAAATAAAAAGGCAACCATGAGCACAAAAATCTTTGATTTTTCCGGCAGCAGGTGCTGGAAAAAGCGATGAGCCAGAGCCCCAAGAACAGCATATTCCGCCAGATGTAAAAGTTTATCCGACTGGGGAACAATGGAAGGCAGAGCAACATCCGGCTGGGAGGACAGATAAAAAATCAAAATACAGTAACCCACCAGAGGAAGCGCATACCAAATAATCAGGGAGGGATCATGTTTGCGAGCGATCATTTTATACCGACATGGTTTCATTGTCCGCAAACATCTGGGACAGCCCCCGGTGAAACTGAGGACAGTCCCGAGTTTGCTATGTAATCAGGGAAAAAGATCCTTTTCCAAGGTACCCTGAAGTGAGTGCCGCAATGCCCGGCTTATCCGGACAGTAACAAAATGGCCAACAAGATTTTCAGCGCTGGAAAAATTAACAATCTGGTTAGTGGGCGTGCGGCCAACCCATTGATCCCCACCTCGCTTGGCCGGCCCATTAACCAATATCTCCTGGGTTGTGTCCTCCAGGTTCCGTAAATTTTCGCTGGTAATCTCATCCTGCAGGGCTTGAAAAACCCGCAGCCGCTCTTTTTTTACTGTTTCCTCAACCTGATCAGAAAAAGACGCTGCCGCAGTTCCAGGACGGGGAGAATATTTGAACGAATAGACCGTATCATAGCGTACCCGACGAATCATATCCATGGTCTGTTGAAACTCTTCATCGCTTTCGCCGGGAAAACCGATAATCATATCTGAGGAAAAAGCAATTTCCGGGCAAACCTGGCGCAACCGTTCTACTTTATCAAAATATTCAGCGGTGCTGTAGCCCCGTCCCATTCGCTCTAAAATCCTGTCGGAACCGGACTGCAATGGCAAATGAAACTGTGGACAAAGGTGATCAAGATCTACAAAGGCGGCAATCAGCTCAGCAGACAGATCTTTGGGATGGGAGGTAGTGAAGCGAATACGCTCAATACCATGGATTTCATTGACCCGGGCCAGCAACTGAGGGAAATTAAGCTCTCCTGCCGTTTGCAGGCCATAAGAGTTAACGTTTTGTCCCAGAAGAATCACTTCCCTGATTCCTTTTTCGGCCAGTTGCCTGATTTCAGCCAGGATGGAAACACTGGGACGGCTGTATTCCCGCCCCCGGACATAGGGAACAATGCAATAGCTGCAATAATTATCACAGCCCTGCATGATGGTGACAAAAGCCGTCAGGGTTCCGGCGGCATAATGGGGGATAATATCCAGCGAGGGGATAACTGGTCGAAAATCCGTATCAAGCTGTGGCAGACAGGTATTTCTGACTTCCCGCACCATGGCCGGCAGGGCATCAATGGCGTGGGTACCGAAAACGATATCCAGCCCAAGACATTTCTGTTGCAATTGCGCCCCCCACTGCTGGGCCACGCAACCGCCAACAGCCACCACCAGCCGGGAATTCCGACGCTTCAACGGCAGGTATCGCCCCAGAGCGCTGAACACCTTTTGTTCCGGTTTTTCCCGCACGCTGCAGGTATTGATGATGATCAGATCAGCCAGGTGAAAGTCACTCACCAGCTGGTAGCCTTCCTCCCCGAAAAGCGTTTCAATTTTCTGGGAGTCGCTGACATTCATCTGGCAGCCGTACGTTTCCAGGTAGAGATTCATCGTGACCATTCCCAGCCTCGGATGCTTTCCATCACCCGATAATTAGTCAAATCAAGATGAAGCGGCGTTAATGAGACATAGCCCTGCTGAACAACCTGGAAATCAGAATCATCAATTTCCACCCCACCCAGAACATCACCGCCGATCCAGTAATATTTCTGCCCCCGGGGATCCTTGTTTTCCGTTATCGCGTCGGAATAAATTCTTTTACCCTGAGCGGTTATGCGATAACCGGGCAGAGCATCCCAGGGACAATCAGGAACGTTCACATTAAACAAGGTATCTTCCGGCATCCCCTGTTGAAAAATTTTCCCGGCAATTTCAACCGCAACCCGGGCGGCAGTTTCAAAATGGTGTTCCCGACCAATCACCAGGGAAACAGCCATGGAAGGAATGCCCAGTAAAGTGCCTTCAAAGGCCGCGGCCACCGTTCCCGAATAAGTAACATCATCTCCCAGGTTTCCCCCTTTATTGATACCCGAAACCACCAGATCAGGGGGATTATCTTTCATGATCGCGTTCACTGCCAGATTAATGCAATCGGTGGGGGTACCGTCAACGGCATAAAAGCCCTCCTCCAGCTTTTCAACCCGCAGTGGGTTTCGCAAAGTCAGGGAATGGCTGCAGGCACTCTGTTCCCGGTCCGGAGCCACCACCGTTATCTTACCCAGTGAAGCTAAGGCTTCAGCCAGCGCCCTGATTCCAAAGGAATGAATTCCATCATCATTAGATATTAAAATATTTCTTTTTTGCATTCGTTCATCCGTAGTTAAGCAGTTAGCAGTTAGCTTTTAGCATTTAGCTGAAAAAAAAGGGCTCACCTATTTATTTTCCATTCGAGACACGCAAAACCTGAGATCTGAAGCGTATTTTTATGTTACGCTGTTTCCCTCCATTAGTCAACGGGCAGCCAACAGCTTTACAAGCCTCTTTTCTTTATGGTATAGCTGACAAGAAGGATATAACATTCCCAAACTAATGGAAAATTTATGAAAAAATTTCGCTCGGCGCTGCTCATATCCAGTCTGACAATCCTGATACTCTTATCCAACCATGTTTCTAAACTCTCAGCCGGTGAAACTATTGATATCGGCGTTCTGTTGCCACTTACCGGCCATCAGGAAACCATTGGCATGATTGAAAAACAGACATTTGAACTGGCGGCAGAAAAGTTCAATCAGGACGGAGGGCTAAACGGACAACAAATAAATCTGATTTTCATTGATTCAGCCGCCAACCCCGTAAGAGCAGTTAATGCCGTCAGGCAGGTTTTGGCTGAAAACGGGGGAAAACTGCTGATGTTGACCGGCGGCTGCAGCAGTGCGGCCAGCTGGGCGGTGGCTGAATATGCCCAGCAGCAAAAAATTCCTTTTCTGATCAACACCGCTTCCAGCAGCAGAATAACCGGTCAACAATGGGATTATGTATTTCGCCTCAACCCGCCGGAAGAGGAATATCTCCTGCAGCCGCTGGCCCGCTACCTTAAAGATGACGAAGAATACCAGAGTGTGGCAATTATTTATGAAAATTCCATCTGTATGACCGAAACCGCCCGCAAGCTCAAAGAGCTATGCGGCCGCCTCAAGCTGGATCTGAGTATCTGGAGCAGCTATCACCCGGGGCGGAAAAACTTCCGGCGGTTAGGTACACAACTGACAGAAAAACAACCGGACATTCTCTTGCTGGTCAGCAATCAAAACGAAGCTATCTCAATCCTGTCCCAGTGCCGAAAAATGGAAATCCCCCCGGAACTTATTGTCGGCTGTTCCCCGACTTTTTCCCGACAGGAGATGTGGGATACAGCCGGAAAAATCCTTGAGGGAGTAAAATCAGTGATCCTTTGGCAAGATTTTCTCCCCTATGACGGAATCGATGAGTTTTCCCGGGAATACAGTCTGTATTTTTCAAAATCCCCCGACTACCACGAGGCAGAAGCCTACGCCGCCCTGGAGATTATCGCCGAAATCTTTTCCCGGGCGCAGACATTTAGCCGGGAAGAAATCAAAAACCTGCTGGCGGCAACTGAGATGATGACCGTTTTCGGCCCGGTACGTTTTGTCAGTGATTCCCGCTACACTAACCAGAATCGCCTCTCCGGGCACCTGGTCCAATGGCATCAAGGATTCCTGGAGCTAGTCGACAACTGATATAAGGAGATAAAAATACATGCAAAAACAAAAATATGTTTATTACGAAGAAAACGGGGTTTATGTCGGCTTTCTTGAAGAGTTCCCTGATTATAGAACCCAAGGAAAAACTCTTGATGAATTGAAACAAAATTTGAAAGAAATATATCAGGAGCTGAATTCAGGCACAATTCCACATGTTTATCATGTAGGAGAACTTGAATTCGCATGAAAAGAGTTGATTTAATCAAAAAACTTAAAAAATCTGGATGCATATTGATTCGCCATGGTGGTAACCATGACTGGTATCAAAATCCAAGCACTATAATAAGCCAGCCAATACCCAGGCACAGAGAAATTGCAGAAAGCCTGGCAAAACATATCATTAAAAAATTGAGTTGATCCTATGATGAAATTGCTGTTGATTATGTTGAGTTTGTGGTGTAATCAAGCAAAAAGGCCATTTTTCCTATTGCTTAGTCAACGCCCGATATATCCGCGGCAGCTTATCAGGCAAATCCTTGACATCAGCAATAACCGTATGATGTACATCTCCATAGAGCCGGTCAAAATGGGAAGAGTTAACTGCGTTGACCGTGATAGCATGAACATGGACAAATTTTGACCGGCTTTCCCGGATTGCCGCCCGACAATCTTCGATGGCATATTCTTGACTGTAATCCTGGTCATTCGGCAGTCCATCGCTCAAGATAACCAGGAGTTTGACCTTGGCCGGGTAAGCCGCCAACTTGGTGGTTGCATGACGAACAGCCGGCCCCATACGGGTGTTTTTCTCCGGTCGCAAGGCCCCGATGCGGCTTTTTACCTCGTCATTCAAGGATTCAGCAAAATCCTTTACCAGAAAAAATTCAGCCGCCAGCCGACCGGAACCGGAAAAACCGGCAATAGCAAAAGAATCTCCGACCCTTTCCAACGCTTCACAGAAAAGCACCACGGCTTCTTTTTCAACTCCAAGAATGCTCTTGCTGGAATCAGGAAGCTTGTTTTTGGTTGAACTGCTGACATCAATCAAGAGAAAAACCGCCACATCGCGATCAACCTTCAACCGCTTGCGATAGAAACGCTCATCAGGCGTAATCTTCAACCGACGGTCAATGGCATATTCAATCAGGGCATCATAATCAAAGGAATCACCCTCCGGCCAGTGCCGCAGAATCTGCAGCCCCTCAGGGCGCAGCAGCTCAAAATTTCTCCTGAGGCGACGAACCAGACCACCATGTTCATGCAATACTTGCGGATAAAAAGAAGTATCGGTACCTAGCCGCTGGTGTTCAAGCAGCTTGACATGATCCCGCAGATAGTCCTGCAGTTGAATACTCCACTCGTCATACCAGTACGTGGGTACTTTTTCATTGATTAATGAAGATGCCCCACCATCCTCTCCGGCAGGAAAACATTGCTGCAGATCCAGACCAGACAACCGGCTTCGCAGTTCACTGCTACTGAAACCTTTATCCCCTCCCATGGTAAACAGGCAGTTTTTTAACATTTCAGGGGTCAGACTCTGGCCTTGATCTTTCAGTAAACGCTTTAAATCAGCCTTGAAAAAATCCACCCCGGCATCTTCCAGGACCGCTTTCAGTTTTATCGCCCGTTCTTCCTGATCTTGTGATGCTTTGGCCACCAGGTCAAAACGCAGACGGCGATCAAAGGGAAATTCCGTTTGCTCTCCATCTTTTTCCTTTAACGACAGCATTGTATCTATCAGGGGATAGACTTCACATACCACCATGGCCACTGTTTCCACCGGAGTTTCCGCAGTTATGTATTTAGCAAAAGTTGTCTGAATACCCCTGAGCATCAAGGGCCATGATTCATCAAAAGTTTCCAGACCTACCAAATCTTCATCAAGAATTAACCAGGCATAAAGCAGTTGCCAGAATGACCATTTTCCCGCAACAGCCGCCAACTGCTTTAATTCCGCCCCCAGCAGGGATCTTACCTGTTTGGCAAATCCCGGGTAGCAGGACTTGAGAAAACTAATTACCCGTCCCTGCTCAATCAGATTTAAAAGTTCTTCCGCCAGCGCCGGATGGCTGAACCCGGCAAAAAAGTATTCCAGATCATTCCGGGGTTTGACCTCTGACTCCTGACTTCTAGCTTCTGACTCCTGCATTTGAAACTTTTCGCTAATTTCCGGAGGGCAGAATTCCTCTCTGAATCGCTGCCAGTCAAAATCAAAGCTTCCGGCCTCCCAGCATGCCAGATCCAGCCCGGCAAGCAGCCGGTAAATTAACTGATTTTCCGCTACGGTTTTTCCACGGTCCATTTCCTCGGGCAGGTAGATACGAAAACCATCCGTACATGGACCCGACATAAATCGGCTGGTTGCCGGCAGATGCTCAATAGAACGAATGGTTGGCGACCGGCCACTGCGGGCCTGCAGATAGCGACTTAGAGAACCCACAACCGCAGACAAAGGCACCATGGTCTGCAGCTCCCGGCAGGCATCAAGTCCCAACAGCAATTCAAGAGCCAGGAATCTCGACTGCCGCGTTTCATCAGCAAAATGCAGCGCTTTGGCAATAAATAGCGGCAGATCATCGACTGAAAGGTGGGCCAGACCCTTTTCCATGCCGCGGAAAAAAGCATGGGCCAAACCATATCCTTTTTTCACCACCCGCAAAAGTTGTACGACCTGCCAATCCCGTTTTTCCGGCTGGCAGAAAAGGATTCCCCGGGAAAGCAGGGGAGCATAACGAATCAGCTCCCGTTCACTGATCTGCTGCCCCAGAGCCGCCAAAATCATCTGCAAATAAGCTTGGGCGGCATGTTCTTCTCCCGCTTCCAGCAGTGACAGCAAAGCATTCATTACCTGACCCAGGGGATATGGCCCCCAGGGACCGATGGCCACCACAACTTCCCGGGCCAGCTGCAACAATGATTGATTTTCAATTTGAATAATTGAAACAAATTTTTCCGCCACTGAACGGCCAATCACCGGGGTAATGCGCTTGCCGATGGCTACCGTATCCGCATACTGTTCCTGCCAGTTTTCAGAAACAACACCTGCCAGCTGCAGGAAACCGGTGGCCACCGCTTTCCCCAGTTCAGGATAGTCACGCATCCAGAACAGGCTGTTTTCTACCAGAATCCGGACTTCAGCCGGCGCCGGCAATGGCGATTTTGCCACCAGATCACGAAACAACTGGTCGGCAAACTCTGGTTCAAGAAGAAAGAGAGGTTCAAGAAGAGTCAGATAATCGGCAGGATCAAGGGGATTATCGGCATGATCAGACATGTGCGGCAGCTACTCAAACATATCCGTTATAATTTCCTCAAGGGTTTCCTGGAGGCCGGAATCGTCGGTAAGCGGTTGGGTGATGGCCGATCGGCAAGCAGCCAGGGGAGGAATTCCCCGGCGAATCAACTGGGCGGCGTAAATCAGCAGGCGGGTACTGGCTCCTTCAGCCAGACCCTGTTCCCTGATGTGGCGGATTTTACCGGCCAGGGAGACCAGCCTTTCCGCCACGGCCACATCAATACCACTCTCCCGGATGACAATGGCACTTTCTTCCGCCGGCAACGGATAGGTAAATTCCAGGGCCACAAAACGCTGGCGGGTACTTTGTTTCAGGTCTTTCAGTACCGACTGGTAACCGGGATTATAAGAAATAACCAACAAAAAATCAGGGTGGGCTTTGAGAACCTCACCGCGTTTGTCAATGGGCAGCAGGCGCCGGTCATCAGCCAGCGGATGAATCACCACTGTCGTATCTTTACGCGCCTCAACCACTTCATCCAGGTAGCAGATGCCGCCATGGCGGACAGCCAGAGTCAGAGGGCCATCCATCCAGACAGTCTCATCACCGGTCAGCAGATAGCGACCCACCAGATCGGCAGCAAAAAGATCCTCGTGACAGGAAATTGTTACCAGCGGCCTCTGCAGGCGATGGGCCATATACTCGACAAAACGGGTTTTACCACAGCCAGTGGGACCTTTGAGCATCAGCGGCAACCGCTCATGACAGGCAGCCATGAACAACTCAACTTCATTGCCAAGGGGCAGATAATAGGGCTCGGCGGAAATCAGATAATCCTGGATTTTGGTAGCATGTCCAGACATGTATGAATCCCTCAGGGTTTTTCCAGTTTCTCGATAATAAAATGTTTCTCGGCTGAAACGGCAAAAATCACCCTGCCTTCCCGGGCTTCGGTTACCGATCCGGGAATCTGCCGAACACTGCCGCAGCCGCAATCATAAAACCGCAGCTGGTGGGTCTGTCCGGAAATCGGATCTTCAACCGGCAAAATCATCACATCCTTGGCCCTGGTCTTGGACGATATTTCAGCCGCGACCATGGTAACTTGGCAAAAACCACGGGGAATATAGTTAAGCTGCTGCATGGGAAATAACCTCAAAAATATTGTCGCTAACAACTATTCATCTACCACAGGGGGAAAGGTTTGACAAGAATTTATGGCTGGGATATATGGCAGAAATGAATTCTCCGGACAAACAACCTGACTGCATTTTCTGCCAGCCCGAAATCTTGGTGATTCGACAGAGAAGCGCTCGTTTTTACGTTATTGAAGACCTAAATCCGGTTACTGCCGGCCACCTCCTCATCATTCCCTACCAACATATTATTAATCCCCTGGACCTTGCCGCCGATGAAATGACGGAAGCCTGGCAGCTGATTCAGCAGCTGACGACTGAATTGCGGCAGCAGGATGCGACGATTACCGGGTTTAATATCGGCATGAATTGTGGATATGACGCCGGGCAAAGCATCTTTCACAGCCATATCCATTTGATTCCCAGACGCCAGGGAGATATGGAAAATCCCCGGGGCGGGGTCAGGGGAGTTATCCCGGCAAAACAACATTATTGATCACAGCGATACAGATGTAACCGCTGGACGATATTGACAAAGGCTATACTTCGATTTATTCAAAAGCACTGCGATGGAACTTCTGCCATGACCGGATTTCTGGTGTAATAATGACCTGTTCAAACCTGGGTTGGCGCTGATCATTCCATCAATTTTACCTGCAGTTTTATTCATACACATTTTTTCGGTGACCTATACGAATGACACGAACAGTAACGACATCCTCTTGAATATCACAAATGACCCGATATGCGCCGATTCTATATTTCCAAAAACCGGACAGATTTTTTCGAAGAGGATATCCACAACGTCGAGGATAATCTTTCGTTGCAATTCGTTCTCGCAAATAATGAAGGATATTGGATTGAGTCGCCTGATCCAACTTGCGCAACTCCTTCCTCGCCCGCTCATCGAACTTAACCTTCCAGGTCACATCCCTGCTCCAATTCGTCCAACAACCAGATTCGTTCGGGGGGATTCTCGATTCGGTGAACCGCCAAGTAATAATCTTCCAAATCTTCCAGATGCTCCATAATGGCTTCCCGAGCATAATAAGATTTTGTTCTTCCCGTTTTTACAGCCAAAGCTTGAAGTCTTTTTTCAACTTTTTCAGGCAATCTAATGGCCAGCATGATA from the Pseudomonadota bacterium genome contains:
- a CDS encoding VWA domain-containing protein, which encodes MSDHADNPLDPADYLTLLEPLFLLEPEFADQLFRDLVAKSPLPAPAEVRILVENSLFWMRDYPELGKAVATGFLQLAGVVSENWQEQYADTVAIGKRITPVIGRSVAEKFVSIIQIENQSLLQLAREVVVAIGPWGPYPLGQVMNALLSLLEAGEEHAAQAYLQMILAALGQQISERELIRYAPLLSRGILFCQPEKRDWQVVQLLRVVKKGYGLAHAFFRGMEKGLAHLSVDDLPLFIAKALHFADETRQSRFLALELLLGLDACRELQTMVPLSAVVGSLSRYLQARSGRSPTIRSIEHLPATSRFMSGPCTDGFRIYLPEEMDRGKTVAENQLIYRLLAGLDLACWEAGSFDFDWQRFREEFCPPEISEKFQMQESEARSQESEVKPRNDLEYFFAGFSHPALAEELLNLIEQGRVISFLKSCYPGFAKQVRSLLGAELKQLAAVAGKWSFWQLLYAWLILDEDLVGLETFDESWPLMLRGIQTTFAKYITAETPVETVAMVVCEVYPLIDTMLSLKEKDGEQTEFPFDRRLRFDLVAKASQDQEERAIKLKAVLEDAGVDFFKADLKRLLKDQGQSLTPEMLKNCLFTMGGDKGFSSSELRSRLSGLDLQQCFPAGEDGGASSLINEKVPTYWYDEWSIQLQDYLRDHVKLLEHQRLGTDTSFYPQVLHEHGGLVRRLRRNFELLRPEGLQILRHWPEGDSFDYDALIEYAIDRRLKITPDERFYRKRLKVDRDVAVFLLIDVSSSTKNKLPDSSKSILGVEKEAVVLFCEALERVGDSFAIAGFSGSGRLAAEFFLVKDFAESLNDEVKSRIGALRPEKNTRMGPAVRHATTKLAAYPAKVKLLVILSDGLPNDQDYSQEYAIEDCRAAIRESRSKFVHVHAITVNAVNSSHFDRLYGDVHHTVIADVKDLPDKLPRIYRALTKQ
- a CDS encoding ABC transporter substrate-binding protein; translated protein: MKKFRSALLISSLTILILLSNHVSKLSAGETIDIGVLLPLTGHQETIGMIEKQTFELAAEKFNQDGGLNGQQINLIFIDSAANPVRAVNAVRQVLAENGGKLLMLTGGCSSAASWAVAEYAQQQKIPFLINTASSSRITGQQWDYVFRLNPPEEEYLLQPLARYLKDDEEYQSVAIIYENSICMTETARKLKELCGRLKLDLSIWSSYHPGRKNFRRLGTQLTEKQPDILLLVSNQNEAISILSQCRKMEIPPELIVGCSPTFSRQEMWDTAGKILEGVKSVILWQDFLPYDGIDEFSREYSLYFSKSPDYHEAEAYAALEIIAEIFSRAQTFSREEIKNLLAATEMMTVFGPVRFVSDSRYTNQNRLSGHLVQWHQGFLELVDN
- a CDS encoding HIT family protein — protein: MAEMNSPDKQPDCIFCQPEILVIRQRSARFYVIEDLNPVTAGHLLIIPYQHIINPLDLAADEMTEAWQLIQQLTTELRQQDATITGFNIGMNCGYDAGQSIFHSHIHLIPRRQGDMENPRGGVRGVIPAKQHY
- the surE gene encoding 5'/3'-nucleotidase SurE; the protein is MQKRNILISNDDGIHSFGIRALAEALASLGKITVVAPDREQSACSHSLTLRNPLRVEKLEEGFYAVDGTPTDCINLAVNAIMKDNPPDLVVSGINKGGNLGDDVTYSGTVAAAFEGTLLGIPSMAVSLVIGREHHFETAARVAVEIAGKIFQQGMPEDTLFNVNVPDCPWDALPGYRITAQGKRIYSDAITENKDPRGQKYYWIGGDVLGGVEIDDSDFQVVQQGYVSLTPLHLDLTNYRVMESIRGWEWSR
- a CDS encoding CbbQ/NirQ/NorQ/GpvN family protein is translated as MSGHATKIQDYLISAEPYYLPLGNEVELFMAACHERLPLMLKGPTGCGKTRFVEYMAHRLQRPLVTISCHEDLFAADLVGRYLLTGDETVWMDGPLTLAVRHGGICYLDEVVEARKDTTVVIHPLADDRRLLPIDKRGEVLKAHPDFLLVISYNPGYQSVLKDLKQSTRQRFVALEFTYPLPAEESAIVIRESGIDVAVAERLVSLAGKIRHIREQGLAEGASTRLLIYAAQLIRRGIPPLAACRSAITQPLTDDSGLQETLEEIITDMFE
- a CDS encoding type II toxin-antitoxin system HicB family antitoxin translates to MQKQKYVYYEENGVYVGFLEEFPDYRTQGKTLDELKQNLKEIYQELNSGTIPHVYHVGELEFA
- a CDS encoding TraY domain-containing protein encodes the protein MLAIRLPEKVEKRLQALAVKTGRTKSYYAREAIMEHLEDLEDYYLAVHRIENPPERIWLLDELEQGCDLEG
- a CDS encoding type II toxin-antitoxin system HicA family toxin, producing MKRVDLIKKLKKSGCILIRHGGNHDWYQNPSTIISQPIPRHREIAESLAKHIIKKLS
- a CDS encoding VanZ family protein — encoded protein: MKPCRYKMIARKHDPSLIIWYALPLVGYCILIFYLSSQPDVALPSIVPQSDKLLHLAEYAVLGALAHRFFQHLLPEKSKIFVLMVAFLFALVYGLSDELHQSFVQGRDSSWFDVLADGAGGYLGARLTMFIFQKGRE
- a CDS encoding type II toxin-antitoxin system RelE/ParE family toxin → MTWKVKFDERARKELRKLDQATQSNILHYLRERIATKDYPRRCGYPLRKNLSGFWKYRIGAYRVICDIQEDVVTVRVIRIGHRKNVYE
- the miaB gene encoding tRNA (N6-isopentenyl adenosine(37)-C2)-methylthiotransferase MiaB; translated protein: MVTMNLYLETYGCQMNVSDSQKIETLFGEEGYQLVSDFHLADLIIINTCSVREKPEQKVFSALGRYLPLKRRNSRLVVAVGGCVAQQWGAQLQQKCLGLDIVFGTHAIDALPAMVREVRNTCLPQLDTDFRPVIPSLDIIPHYAAGTLTAFVTIMQGCDNYCSYCIVPYVRGREYSRPSVSILAEIRQLAEKGIREVILLGQNVNSYGLQTAGELNFPQLLARVNEIHGIERIRFTTSHPKDLSAELIAAFVDLDHLCPQFHLPLQSGSDRILERMGRGYSTAEYFDKVERLRQVCPEIAFSSDMIIGFPGESDEEFQQTMDMIRRVRYDTVYSFKYSPRPGTAAASFSDQVEETVKKERLRVFQALQDEITSENLRNLEDTTQEILVNGPAKRGGDQWVGRTPTNQIVNFSSAENLVGHFVTVRISRALRHSLQGTLEKDLFP